In Synergistaceae bacterium, the genomic stretch GAATTAGGATTTGCCTCGACCGTGACCTCGGCGTTTTCTTCAAAATCGAAATAGGAATCAATGACCCCGGCGAGCAAAGCCCAATGGCGGGGACTCAAAACCGTAGGTGTTCCTCCGCCGATGTAACATGTTTTTAATACAGGCCTTCCTATTCTGCTCCCCCACCATTTGAGCTCTTTCTCCAGAAGACAAAGCCAGGTCTCTATGTCTCCGCCGCAGGGAACATCGCTCTCAAATGCACAGTAGGGACACTTACGTTCACAGAAAGGGACGTGTATATAGAGGGAGATAGCCCCTTCTGGCGGTTTAAACGGGCTTCTGTCCCGCACTATTTATCCTCGGATCTCGTCACATCCATAAAGGCAAGGAATGCTTCCTGAGGTATCGAAACTCTTCCGACCTGCTTCATGCGTTTTTTGCCTTCCTTCTGCTTCTCAAGCAGCTTGCGCTTCCGCGTAATGTCTCCGCCATAGCACTTTGCAAGGACATCCTTACGTACGGCCTTTATGTTCATCCTTACAATAACCTTCTTGCCGACCGCAGCCTGGACCGGGACTTCGAACTGCTGCCTCGGTATAAGCTCCTTAAGCCTGCCTGCCACGGCATGTCCCCTGTGATATGCCTGATCTTCATGGCATATGAACGAAAACGCGTCAACTGGTTCATCCTGGAGCAGTATATCGACCTTTACAAGTTTATCCGCCCTGAAACCGATGTGGTCATAGTCAAGCGATGCATAGCCACGTGTGCACGATTTCAGCCTGTCGTGGAAGTCGAGTATAAACTCGGCGAGCGGCATGTTATATGTGAGCCTGACCCGTTCCGGTGTAATGTAGTCCATTCCGACATAGGTGCCCCGCTTTTCCTGGCAAAGCTGCATAACGGCTCCGACAAACTGATCGGGCATGAATATAGAAAGCTTTATATAAGGCTCGCGAACTTCTTCTATCCTGCCGAGGTCAGGGAAGTCAGACGGCCGGTGCGCCTCGATGATACTTCCGTCGGTAAGGACTATCTGATACACGACGTTAGGCGCGGTAGCGACAAGGTCGACTCCGAACTCTCTGTTCAGCCGTTCCTTTGATATCTCCATGTGCAGCAGGCCAAGAAACCCGCAGCGGAAACCAAAACCGAGAGCTGCGGAATTTTCAGGTTCAAAGCTGATAGCGGAGTCGTTTATCTGTAATTTTTCAAGGGCCTCGCGAAGCTGGTTTATATTCTCCCGTTCGACAGGGTAATAGCCGCAGAATACGACAGGCTTTATCTTGCGATATCCAGGCAAAGGCGCTTTAGCGGGCTTAGATGTATCTGTCACAGTATCACCTACATGCGCCTCGTGGATGGACTTGACGCTTGCC encodes the following:
- the lepA gene encoding translation elongation factor 4 → MILDKIRNFSIIAHVDHGKSTLADRLLEATGTVERRNMKAQLLDMLDLERERGITIKLVPVRMDYKAKDGNDYVLNLIDTPGHVDFTYEVSRSLAACEGAVLVVDAAQGVEAQTVANSYLATDLNLALIPILNKIDLPSAHPDRVRKEIEDIIGIDAEDAVLVSAKTGEGISDVLERIVRDVPPPSGDADAPLQALIFDSVYDNYKGVICYVRVVNGTLSAGKSVRFMATGRDYELDEVGVFKPEMVNVEVLGPGEVGYFAASVKSIHEAHVGDTVTDTSKPAKAPLPGYRKIKPVVFCGYYPVERENINQLREALEKLQINDSAISFEPENSAALGFGFRCGFLGLLHMEISKERLNREFGVDLVATAPNVVYQIVLTDGSIIEAHRPSDFPDLGRIEEVREPYIKLSIFMPDQFVGAVMQLCQEKRGTYVGMDYITPERVRLTYNMPLAEFILDFHDRLKSCTRGYASLDYDHIGFRADKLVKVDILLQDEPVDAFSFICHEDQAYHRGHAVAGRLKELIPRQQFEVPVQAAVGKKVIVRMNIKAVRKDVLAKCYGGDITRKRKLLEKQKEGKKRMKQVGRVSIPQEAFLAFMDVTRSEDK